One genomic segment of Photobacterium sp. DA100 includes these proteins:
- a CDS encoding dicarboxylate/amino acid:cation symporter produces MKKSLSGKIFTGLFAGLIIGTAIQYLFNGVTLMDTYVLGLAEGAGGMFVSLIKLLVVPLVYVSIVCGIVELKDITAFGRLGGKTFALYIINTIIAITSALTIGMIIQPGAGANLAGTVTEAVQLTTTETPDIFSLIVNIVPSNPVQAFANGDMLQIIFMAILTGLAIQALDTRGGPAIKTFKMANEIMMKLVGLVMSLAPFGVFALMIQLGATLDANTLMSVAGYVALVVSMLVFWIFIFYPMMVGLTTGIKPSAFLRHTREQILFSLSTASSNATIPVTMRTLTDKIGVSKSVAGFGVPLGATMNMSGVSIYIALATLFVANAFGQPINSADIFTLGLTILLLSIGAGGVPGGGVVMVGVLLHQLGLPPEGLAIVAAVDRINDMFCTSSNVVGDTAVNTIVAKSENEIGSVDVDAEPQADRVTVS; encoded by the coding sequence ATGAAGAAATCGCTATCAGGAAAGATTTTTACAGGCCTGTTTGCCGGCCTGATTATCGGTACGGCAATACAGTACCTGTTTAACGGCGTGACCTTGATGGATACTTATGTGCTCGGCCTGGCAGAAGGGGCTGGTGGCATGTTTGTTTCGCTGATCAAATTACTGGTCGTGCCTTTGGTGTATGTGTCGATTGTTTGCGGCATCGTTGAACTGAAAGACATTACCGCGTTTGGTCGCCTTGGTGGTAAAACTTTTGCCCTCTACATTATTAATACTATCATCGCGATCACCTCTGCCCTGACCATTGGCATGATTATCCAGCCGGGTGCGGGGGCTAACTTGGCCGGTACGGTGACTGAGGCTGTGCAGTTGACCACGACCGAAACGCCGGATATCTTCTCCCTGATCGTCAACATCGTACCGAGTAATCCGGTACAGGCATTTGCCAATGGCGACATGCTGCAGATCATCTTCATGGCGATCCTGACAGGCCTGGCCATTCAGGCGCTTGACACCCGTGGCGGCCCTGCGATCAAGACGTTTAAAATGGCCAACGAAATCATGATGAAGTTGGTCGGGCTGGTCATGAGCCTAGCACCATTCGGTGTATTTGCACTGATGATCCAACTGGGTGCCACCTTGGATGCCAACACCCTGATGTCGGTAGCCGGCTATGTTGCCTTGGTTGTCTCGATGCTGGTGTTCTGGATTTTCATCTTCTATCCAATGATGGTAGGCCTGACTACCGGTATTAAGCCGAGTGCCTTCCTGCGCCATACCCGCGAGCAGATCCTGTTCTCGCTATCAACCGCGAGCTCGAACGCCACGATTCCGGTGACCATGCGTACCCTGACCGACAAGATTGGTGTGTCTAAGTCTGTGGCGGGCTTCGGTGTGCCTCTTGGTGCGACCATGAATATGTCTGGGGTGTCTATCTATATTGCTTTGGCTACCCTGTTTGTCGCCAATGCTTTTGGCCAGCCAATCAACAGCGCGGATATCTTTACCCTCGGTCTGACCATCCTGTTGCTATCTATCGGTGCCGGCGGTGTACCGGGCGGTGGTGTGGTGATGGTCGGTGTATTGTTGCACCAACTGGGTCTGCCGCCAGAAGGGCTGGCGATTGTCGCAGCGGTTGACCGTATCAATGATATGTTCTGTACCAGCTCGAACGTGGTTGGTGATACCGCAGTCAACACCATCGTGGCAAAATCGGAAAATGAAATTGGCAGCGTTGACGTTGATGCCGAACCACAGGCCGACCGTGTCACTGTGAGCTAG